A genomic window from Lotus japonicus ecotype B-129 chromosome 1, LjGifu_v1.2 includes:
- the LOC130734561 gene encoding uncharacterized protein LOC130734561, producing the protein MQSMSLTLTKRLSNSKPLCRFSSNLAAYSTTTTSPPPPSPPISAAANGIASPPSSLFTGPWSATQTRGITLSGSDVRVGNLIENRGRAYEVLKSYQSHEGMGKAASKVLPHSVAGYATAATAAGEIQSKVRSSGLRSQGPMSKREQLLKVSAVASLLLLYPNAYSLLVANCFVFWHTHAGIEEILADYVHHEVTREFVSISLRLFLIIAMKDVFLNLIFV; encoded by the exons ATGCAATCCATGTCGCTGACCCTGACCAAGAGGCTCTCTAATTCGAAGCCTCTCTGTAGATTCTCCTCCAACCTCGCCGCCTactcaaccaccaccacctcccctCCGCCGCCGTCACCTCCGATCTCCGCCGCCGCCAACGGCATCGCCTCCCCTCCCTCCTCTCTCTTCACCGGTCCATGGTCCGCCACTCAAACCCGTGGAATCACGCTCTCTGGATCTGAT GTTAGAGTTGGGAATCTCATTGAAAACCGAG GGCGCGCTTACGAG GTTCTTAAATCATATCAGTCTCATGAAGGAATGGGAAAAGCTGCTAGCAAG GTTCTACCTCATAGTGTAGCTGGTTATGCCACAGCTGCTACTGCAGCGGGTGAGATCCAAAG CAAGGTACGTAGCAGTGGACTGAGGAGTCAAGGCCCGATGTCAAAGAGAGAGCAGCTCCTAAAAGTTTCTGCAGTTGCCTCCCTTCTTTTATTATACCCAAATGCCTATTCGTTGCTTGTAGCAAATTGCTTTGTATTCTGGCACACTCATGCGGGGATCGAAGAGATTTTAGCAGATTATGTTCACCATGAAGTGACCCGAGAGTTTGTTTCGATCTCTCTCAGATTGTTCCTGATAATTGCAATGAAGGATGTGTtcttaaatttgatttttgtaTAA